The DNA window TCGACATCGACGACCGCATCATTCTGTCGACGAACATCACCACCAACGCGGCGACCAACAGTCTGCTGGCGGGTCTGGGGCTGCCGGGGGTGACGGCGTTCTCGTACTTCACCAACGGGGTGGACACGCGCACGCGCGGCGTGGATGCGGTGGCAAGCTACACGGTGCCATTCAGCGCGAGCTCGCTGGAGCTGACGGCGGCATACAGCTACAACGAGACCGAGGTGAAGAAGTACATCGCTTCGCCGGCGGTGTTCGGCACGCTGGGGCTGACCCAGTCGCTGATCGGACGTGACGAGGTGGGCCGCATTGAAGACAGCTACCCGCGCGACAAGACGATTCTGAGCGGCACGTGGCGCTCGGACCACTGGGACCTGAGTCTGGCGGCGACGCGCTATGGTGAGTTCACGGTACGCAACTCGGCCACGCCGACGCGCGACCAGACCTACGGCGACTCGTGGGTGCTGGATGCATCGGTGAGCTACAAGCCGAGCGCGAACTGGGCGTTGACCCTGGGTGCGGACAACATCCTGGACGAATACCCGGACCGCACGGTGGACCTGCAGAACTCCACCTGGGGCATGCTGCCGTACAGCAACTACTCGCCGTACGGTTTCAACGGTGCCTACGTATACGGGCGCATCACCTACAAGTGGTGATGCCCCCGCTGCCGGTCGGTATCGCTTGATTGCACGCGACCGACCGGCCTCTGCATGCGATCGGTATGCCTGATTGCATGCGACCGGTATGCCTGATTGCATGCGACCGGTATGCCTGATTGCATGCGACCGGTATGCCTGATTGCACAGGATCCGTAGAGCTGGGCTTGCCCGGCTGCTGTTGGCTTTTGGCGAACAGCCGGTGCCCACGGGCTCTCTGGCTCGGCGGCTCGGGATGGGCGTTCCGGGGGACGCCGCAAGTACGTCCTTGTAGGCTCAGTCGCCGCATCCATGCGGCTCATGCCCCCTCCAGCCCACCCCGACCCGCCACGACAAATTGTCGGTGGCCATGGGAAATCAAAACCAATCCATCATCTGTCGGTGCACCGGCCCTCTCAGTGCACTGGCCCTGTCGGTTCACTGGCCCTGTCGGTTCACTGCCCCTGTCGGTTCACTGCTCCTGTCGGTGCTCTGACCTGCTCTGGTGGGATCGGTCGAAAGACGATCGCCGTGAAACCACCAACACGCTTTAACGCATGAACCCCGGATCGAAACGCGCGCCAATGACGCACACGACCCGCCCTTAGACACACCCCTCGGCGCAAACCTCAACGCACGTCACACTTCGCAACATCAACCTCCGGCCGATTCCGACATCGCGCCCCGACACCCGCCTCCCGCGCACCAAACCTCTCGCCTGCCACATGCGCCAGTCACGTCACACGATTTGCTGACGCGCCAAGAAATCGCCACGATTCTTTCGCAATTGCCTGTTTTTTCCATCACGGCATTCCAGCAGAGTGGCCCCGGGAGCGTAGAAACTCCGGTCTTGAAAGCAGTATTTTGTCCTGCGCTGGAACTGCTCATGTCCTGCGTCGGGAGGGTGGCTAATACAACACCCCCGTTTGGGGGAAATACGCCCGCCGTCATTGTTTGTTGCTTTCAAGCCGCGGTTTCTAACCTCCCGACCCCTCGCCGTCCTGGCAGGGGTCAACGCGTTCTGGAGGTTTACATGCAGAAGCCGAAATGGGTCCGGGCGAAAGTGGAAGATGACCTGCGCCGCCACTTCAAGTCGGTGGTGACACAAGGGCAGTACTCGCCCTCCGAAGCCATCCGCATGTTCATGCGGCGCGTCGTCAGGATTCCCCACGCAACCGAACCGCTGGCAGTGAGCAAAGCCATCAAAAAGGCGGCCGACGACGTAGCCAAAGAACTACGTAGCGACGCGCCATGCGCGTCCCCATGATCCCCACCCCGCGCAATCGCCACGGGAGGCCGCCATTACCGGCGGCCCATCGCTGACGAACAGCAAACGTCATCCCATGTCGCGCCTGACCTCGCCTGAGTGGCATCCCGCCATGATCCGCGCATGCATCACGGAGTTGCCCCATGACGTTCCATGTCAACGCACGTCACGCCACTGCCTGCGCACTCGCCACAGCGATGGCGCTCGCCTTGGCCGGCTGCACAGGAGATCAGGTGAAACCCAGCTATTCCAGATCCAGTCTTGAGCCGGTCATCGCGACCCAAGTGTCGGAGTACACGCTGCAGATACAGTTCGAGGAGCCCGCCGAAAGCATGTTCTATGCGGGAGGCATCAGCTACATCGTGCAAGGCGACACGATGAAGGTCGTCATTGATCGATGCCGGATCAATACGATGTGCGACACCATGCTTCGCCGCCATATCGAGCCTGGTCCTCCCCGGCCCGCGCTGCAGAACATCCCGCTACTCGCCCCTCGCGTCGTGATGATCTTCGCTGACGGGGAAGATCAGATCTTTCCATAAGGGATTCCGATGACCGACAAAGCAGTGCTCGGAATCCACAGCCAGATAGATCCACGCACCCAAGGATCATTCAATCAGTTCATTGATGGTCACGCCTGGTTGACCGTCTCCCGCAATGGCCAAACCCAGTTCTATGGCCTTTGGCCCGACAACCACCCACTCACACCGGATAACGGGGCTGGCTCGGACATTCGTGTGGGCATGGAGGCCCGCTTCCGGCCTGACGCTTCCCGCTACTTTGCGCTGAACGAGGAGCAGGTTCACCATCTCGAAGCTGCATTGAGTGAGAACGTCGAGTGGGGTTACACCAACACCTGCGCATCGTGGGCCACAGATACGCTGCACAAGGTCACAGGCCAGAAACTGGAGGCCAGCGAGTTCGTACTCACCGACACCCCCAGGGAACTGATCGATGTCATCCGCAACGCGGAGCGGCTTCAGCCCTCCAGCCCGACGCGCCCGAATACTCCGCTGGAGGCCCCGCAGGAACCCTCCAGCGCACGATCACTGAGTGATATCTCCGAGCGGCTGCACCAGCAGGCCATTGACGGCGTCCATCGCTTGGATGCCAGCCTGGGCCGGGAGCCAGATGCGGCGAGCGAGCGGATGGCGGCCAGTCTGGCGCATCTGGCGCGATCCACCGGCTTCAGCCAGATCGATCACGTTCTGCTGGTCGACCCACCGATGCGACACCGGAATCGCAGAACGTGTTCATCGTGCAGGGAATGCTGGGTGAGGCGTCGCACCGGCGTGCGTACATGAGCGTACCGGGTGCCTTGCGTGAGCCGGCTGAGGACTCGCTGCAGAAGCTGCAGGACCTGGATGCGACGCTGGCGGCGGAGCACGAGGCACGTGAGATGGGAATTGAGGTGGTTCGGCGGCGGGTGTGAGTGATGGGTGTGGAGCCAGGACCGCAGTTGATCTTCCGTACCCCCCACCCGTCGGCCCCAAGCACGTAGACCGGCAATCGAGGGTTGGTCGCATGGAGCCAACAGCAGCCGGGCAAGCCCGGCTCTACGTCAATGCACGCGTTCCGAATTTGCCGGATGGGGCTGCATCGGTGAAAATCGGGGTATCCCCCATTTCTGCGAGTCCCGATGCACCATGACGCCGACCTGATCAACATCGTTGCCGTTGGCCTGGGGCTCGCCTTCATCTTTGGCGCGCTGGCCAACAAGCTGCGTTTGTCTCCGCTGGTCGGTTATCTGGTTGCGGGCATCTGTGTAGGGCCATTCACCCCCGGCTTTGTCGCCGACCAGGCCCTGGCCAACCAGCTCGCCGAGCTCGGCGTGATGCTGCTGATGTTCGGGGTTGGCCTGCATTTCTCGCTGAAAGACCTGATGGCCGTGAAAGCCATCGCCATTCCTGGGGCCATCGGCCAGATTCTGGTCGCCACCCTGCTCGGCTGGGGCCTCGCGTGGTTGATGGGCTGGGAAACCCTGCATGGGGTCGTGTTCGGCTTCTCGCTCGCCACCGCCAGTACCGTCGTGCTGCTGCGCGCCATGGAAGAACGCCGCCTGCTGGAAACCCAGCGCGGCAAGATCGCCGTCGGCTGGCTGATCGTCGAAGACCTGGCCTGTGTGCTCGCCCTGGTGATGATGCCCGTGCTGGCCGGCGTGTTCGGCCCCGATGCCGCCAACCAGACCCACACCCTCGGCAGCGTGCTCGCCAGCATCGGCTGGACCTTCGTGCAGCTGGGCCTGTTCGTCGCCGTGATGCTGGTGGTCGGCCGCCGGGTGATTCCCTGGATACTCGAGCGTATTGCCGGCACCGGCTCGCGTGAGCTGTTCACCCTCTCCGTGCTGGCCATTGCACTGG is part of the Stenotrophomonas oahuensis genome and encodes:
- a CDS encoding XVIPCD domain-containing protein — encoded protein: MTDKAVLGIHSQIDPRTQGSFNQFIDGHAWLTVSRNGQTQFYGLWPDNHPLTPDNGAGSDIRVGMEARFRPDASRYFALNEEQVHHLEAALSENVEWGYTNTCASWATDTLHKVTGQKLEASEFVLTDTPRELIDVIRNAERLQPSSPTRPNTPLEAPQEPSSARSLSDISERLHQQAIDGVHRLDASLGREPDAASERMAASLAHLARSTGFSQIDHVLLVDPPMRHRNRRTCSSCRECWVRRRTGVRT